One Solanum lycopersicum chromosome 2, SLM_r2.1 genomic region harbors:
- the LOC101266381 gene encoding uncharacterized protein encodes MTTPSPSTAGEAAISAVPAKRGRGRPPGSKTKKISVWFRYCSRSFICLVSSLSWNLVLLDGEADGYINVAGLLTAATDVQVIVGSFNTHKILTLKSAMSVGTLSPPD; translated from the exons ATGACTACTCCTTCACCGTCTACGGCAGGTGAAGCGGCGATTTCTGCTGTGCCTGCGAAAAGGGGTAGAGGAAGACCGCCTGGTTCTAAAACCAAGAAGATAAGTGTTTGGTTCAG GTACTGTTCCCGATCATTTATCTGTCTGGTTTCTTCTTTGTCTTGGAATCTGGTGCTACTTGATGGTGAAGCAGATGGTTATATCAATGTGGCAGGGCTCCTTACAGCAGCAACTGATGTTCAGGTTATTGTTGGTAGCTTCAACACACACAAGATTTTAACACTCAAAAGTGCTATGTCAGTCGGAACTTTAAGTCCGCCTGATTAA
- the LOC101266087 gene encoding uncharacterized protein, whose translation MGMELHAESAGCAEMEIAEITDSDLFKLVRHALKSVIQGDPDQYEQLLRVMHPDEGVLPDVALLVTCLKALSGSVSCLDIVHHKSLIASILQMSMWNYGTDVMDALMEFNISLATSSGQYVDLCLEMLVSNFMPPDSFISLLNQPRGILRKGQVIDRVHSTLTYIAKLVPLSPLRLERMITERMPHIFTKEPLILIYVENMLKLESGAIGDLVGRTMLVAIMDKLIDLDVDIAWDDILQEDFTKGIFDMELGDLEWPMDDGQQNGDELQISWMERYFSGNLNAQKLDSLIVLTFEHLNICKESGRLSQVFHTLLQSFQQTVLMAYKSKFAQFVLFYACSLDPENCGRRFADTLFHKFKSSKYPEWRMSAVAYLASYLARAKFLPISFVAEYVESLLEWCSSYCFNQGGSINPKAHKEFYAGCQALMYVLCFRMRSMLAIPRIRSRISKHIEDILRHPLSPLMVCLPSIVEEFLRLAKVTHLDVPDNVVSSNLLESELSMAFGGRERLDTFFPFDPCLLMKSDRFIRPNFVYWSMVRNSYDNDDDDEGTSDEDDIEICTAGNGINIPNDGAARSYDQDLDEFGNKMSKMSITPKVAQWGELQSGRQMPSSLLPCPDSL comes from the exons ATGGGAATGGAATTACATGCTGAAAGTGCGGGTTGTGCTGAGATGGAGATTGCTGAGATTACGGATTCAGATTTGTTCAAACTTGTTAGACATGCCCTTAAATCTGTTATCCAG GGTGATCCAGACCAATATGAGCAGCTTCTTCGTGTTATGCACCCTGATGAAGGCGTTTTACCTGATGTGGCCCTACTGGTG ACATGTTTAAAAGCTCTGTCAGGATCAGTTTCTTGTCTAGACATTGTTCACCATAAATCTCTTATTGCATCT ATTTTACAAATGAGCATGTGGAACTATGGAACTGATGTAATGGATGCTTTGATGGAATTTAATATATCCTTG GCTACATCCAGTGGGCAGTATGTAGATCTGTGCTTGGAAATGCTTGTGAGCAATTTTATGCCTCCTGATTCCTTCATATCATTGTTGAATCAGCCACGTGGCATTCTACGGAAGGGCCAAGTCATTGACCGTGTCCATTCAACATTAACATACATTGCAAAGTTAGTTCCTCTCTCGCCCTTGAGACTTGAGAGAATGATAACGGAGAGGATGCCACACATTTTCACAAAGGAACCA ttgattttgatatatgtGGAGAACATGTTAAAACTAGAGAGTGGAGCAATTGGTGATCTTGTTGGGAGAACAATGCTTGTGGCAATTATGGATAAGCTAATAGATTTGGAT GTAGATATAGCATGGGATGATATCTTACAAGAAGATTTCACCAAAGGCATCTTCGATATGGAGCTGGGAGATCTCGAATGGCCAATGGATGATGGCCAGCAAAATGGTGACGAG CTCCAAATATCTTGGATGGAACGGTATTTTAGTGGAAATCTAAATGCTCAGAAATTGGATAGTTTAATCGTCCTTACCTTTGAACACCTTAACATTTGCAAAGAGAGTGGACGCCTGAGTCAG GTTTTTCATACTCTTCTCCAGTCTTTTCAGCAAACTGTTTTGATGGCATACAAGTCTAAATTTGCTCAG TTTGTGTTGTTTTACGCCTGTTCACTGGATCCTGAAAACTGCGGTAGGAGATTTGCCGATACGctatttcataaatttaagtCAAGTAAATATCCAGAATGGAG AATGAGTGCTGTTGCCTATCTTGCTAGTTATTTGGCTCGTGCGAAGTTTTTGCCCATCTCATTTGTTGCTGAATATGTAGAAAG TTTGCTGGAATGGTGTTCTTCTTATTGCTTCAACCAGGGTGGCAGCATCAATCCAAAAGCTCACAAGGAATTCTATGCTGGGTGCCAG GCCTTGATGTATGTACTTTGCTTTCGCATGAGATCAATGCTTGCTATTCCTCGCATCAGATCACGTATATCAAAGCATATAGAGGATATCCTGAGGCATCCTTTGAGCCCATTAATG GTATGCTTGCCATCAATAGTGGAAGAATTTCTTCGGTTGGCAAAAGTGACTCATCTTGATGTGCCGGATAATGTTGTATCAAGTAACCTGCTTGAGTCGGAACTTTCAATGGCTTTTGGTGGTAGGGAGAGGCTTGACACATTTTTCCCGTTTGATCCCTGTCTTCTAATGAAATCTGACAG ATTCATCCGGCCAAATTTTGTGTACTGGTCAATGGTTCGGAACTCTTatgacaatgatgatgatgatgagggtaCTAGTGATGAAGACGATATTGAAATCTGTACAGCAGGGAACGGGATAAATATACCTAATGATGGAGCTGCCCGAAGTTATGATCAGGATCTCGATGAATTTGGTAATAAAATGAGCAAAATGTCCATAACACCTAAAGTTGCTCAATGGGGGGAATTACAATCCGGCAGGCAGATGCCTTCAAGTTTGCTACCTTGCCCTGATTCCTTGTAG
- the LOC101265500 gene encoding plant intracellular Ras-group-related LRR protein 4 codes for MGSLGMSIDEIVQEIMRIHGSLPTRPSIDEVEAARALIGNLEKEDQLKIEAIMRQNKRKGVPEELFKILQEMQRNALLFQSKEQKREALKLLDLENIHSVFDDLIQRATKCLPSKSHDNDPSSSSSSIEPNDLSLANQVSFSGNSNRRLESPATTTAAASSSSFYNSKDSIKASELYSRDDSYLNKAKATFLVDGIGVGLRSGDASSGPKIVDSTLKPSAISGQDGEKLSLIKLASMIEVSSKKGSRELMLRNKLSDQVEWLPDSIGKLSSLITLDLSENRITVLPTTIGGLLSLQKLDLHSNKIVELPDCIGDLLNLVYLDLSGNNLKLLPASFARLAHLQELDLSSNMLSVLPETIGSLVSLKKLIVETNDLEELPHTIGQCTSLKELRVDYNHLKALPEAVGRLESLEILTARYNNIRLLPTTMSSLTSLKELNVSFNEIESVPESLCFATSLVKLNISNNFADLRSLPRSIGNLELLEELDMSNNQIRVLPDSFRMLSSLRVLKTDGNPLEVPPGSVLEKGAQVVVQYMSDLVANRDVKTQPAKKKKKSWTHICCFSSSNKRQRNGSMDYVNA; via the exons ATGGGGTCGTTAGGAATGTCGATTGATGAGATTGTGCAAGAAATTATGAGAATTCATGGATCTCTACCGACAAGACCATCGATTGATGAGGTTGAAGCAGCAAGAGCTTTAATTGGAAATCTGGAGAAAGAAGATCAGTTGAAAATAGAAGCTATCATGAGgcaaaataaaaggaaaggtGTTCCAGAAGAGCTATTCAAAATTTTGCAAGAGATGCAGAGGAACGCTCTTCTTTTTCAGAGTAAAGAACAAAAGAGGGAGGCCTTGAAACTTTTAGATCTCGAGAATATTCACAGTGTGTTCGACGATTTGATTCAGAGAGCTACCAAATGTTTGCCTTCTAAATCTCATGATAATGAcccgtcttcttcttcttcttcaattgaACCTAATGATTTGTCTTTGGCAAACCAAGTTTCCTTCTCCGGCAACAGCAACAGACGCCTTGAATCTCCGGCAACCACAACTGCAGCTGCTTCTTCGTCGAGTTTTTATAACTCAAAAGACTCTATTAAAGCGTCCGAACTGTATAGTAGAGACGACAGTTACTTGAATAAGGCAAAAGCCACGTTTCTTGTGGATGGAATTGGTGTTGGACTTCGATCTGGGGATGCTTCATCAGGGCCTAAGATTGTTGATTCCACCTTAAAGCCGTCGGCGATAAGTG GTCAAGATGGTGAGAAATTAAGTTTGATTAAGCTTGCTAGTATGATTGAAGTGTCATCCAAAAAAGGAAGTAGAGAGCTTATGCTACGGAATAAGTTATCTGATCAAGTAGAATGGCTTCCAGATTCTATAGGGAAGCTATCGAGTTTGATCACTTTGGATCTGTCTGAGAATCGCATTACGGTCCTACCCACCACCATAGGGGGGCTTTTATCATTGCAAAAGCTAGATTTGCACTCAAACAAAATTGTTGAACTGCCTGATTGTATTGGAGATCTTCTTAACTTGGTGTATCTTGATCTCAGTGGAAATAACTTGAAGTTGTTGCCCGCGAGTTTTGCTAGGTTAGCTCACCTTCAAGAACTTGATTTGAGCTCTAACATGCTATCAGTACTCCCTGAGACAATTGGCTCCTTAGTAAGTCTTAAGAAATTGATTGTGGAAACTAATGACCTTGAGGAACTTCCTCACACTATTGGTCAATGTACTTCGCTCAAAGAGCTTCGTGTGGACTACAATCATCTTAAAGCACTTCCTGAAGCAGTGGGACGACTTGAGTCGTTGGAGATTCTGACTGCGCGGTACAATAACATCAGACTGTTGCCTACAACTATGTCATCCCTTACAAGTTTGAAAGAGCTGAATGTTAGTTTCAATGAAATCGAATCAGTGCCTGAGAGCTTGTGTTTTGCTACTTCACTGGTAAAGCTGAACATAAGCAACAATTTTGCAGACCTGAGATCACTACCAAGGTCCATTGGTAACCTTGAGTTGCTCGAAGAATTGGACATGAGTAACAACCAGATACGCGTTCTTCCAGATTCTTTTAGGATGCTCTCAAGTTTGCGGGTCCTTAAAACTGATGGAAATCCTTTGGAAGTTCCACCAGGAAGCGTCCTTGAGAAGGGAGCACAG GTTGTTGTACAATATATGTCTGATCTGGTTGCTAATAGAGATGTAAAGACGCAACCcgcaaagaagaagaagaaatcatgGACTCATATATGCTGTTTTTCAAGTTCCAACAAACGCCAGCGCAATGGCAGTATGGACTATGTTAATGCATGA
- the LOC101265791 gene encoding eukaryotic translation initiation factor 6-2 → MIVDRANMSFYSFVFNTAFGILIYKSGMDMNWTCYDKICGLEENNFISELQHLTNSLPNSVEVQCIDETHSALGNCIACNDHIALIHPSLDKDTEEMIADVLGVEVLRHTIAGNVLVGSYCSLSNKGVLVHPRTSIEDLNELDILLHLPIAAGTVNRGSNVIAAGLTVNDWTAFCGSDTTTTELAVIDTVFGLRDAQPSAIDYFSSDCTILEKEIGRISRRSMLFQKQRDKYRCSRSLTGALLLSFAF, encoded by the exons ATGATTGTTGATCGTGCAAACATGTCATTCTATTCATTTGTATTCAATACAGCCTTTGGAATACTTATCTATAAGTCGGGCATGGATATGAATTGGACTTGCTATGACAAAATTTGTGGGTTAGAAGAAAACAATTTCATAAGTG AACTTCAGCACTTGACAAATAGTCTGCCCAATTCTGTTGAGGTACAATGCATCGACGAGACACATTCTGCCTTGGGGAACTGCATAGCATGCAATGATCATATTGCTCTTATACATCCTTCTCTTGACAAG GACACTGAAGAGATGATTGCTGATGTTCTTGGTGTTGAAGTTTTAAGGCATACGATAGCTGGGAACGTTCTTGTTGGCAGCTATTGTTCTTTATCCAACAAAGGGGTCTTG GTCCATCCTCGTACGTCCATTGAAGATTTAAATGAACTGGACATTCTTCTTCATTTACCTATTGCTGCTGGGACTGTGAATAGGGGTAGTAATGTGATTGCTGCTGGATTGACCGTTAATGACTGGACAGCATTTTGTGGATCAGACACTACAACAACAGAGTTGGCTGTTATTGACACTGTATTCGGTTTGAGAGATGCTCAACCAAGTGCTATTG attatTTCTCATCGGATTGCACAATCTTGGAAAAGGAAATTGGAAGGATATCTCGAAGGAGTATGTTGTTTCAAAAACAGCGAGACAA atacagGTGTTCACGGTCATTAACAGGtgctttgttgttatcattTGCATTCTAG